In Candidatus Kaelpia imicola, the DNA window GAGTCCAGCACCTATGAGCATATAGATCCGGAATTAGTAGGTAATAGAAGAGAGCTTTTGGTTTCAGAACTTTCAGGTAAGTCTTCCCTTGTTTTAAAAGCTTGGGAATATGGGTATAAGCTTCAAAAAGATAAGAATGTTACCGGGAAGCTGCATAAGCTCCTGCAGAGCTTGGAGCATGAAGGCTACCATTTTGAAGCTGCGGAAGGCTCTTTCGAGCTGCTTTTAAATAAACATCTTAAGAAATTTAAGAAATTTTTTACTTTAGAGGGGTTTCGAGTTGTAGTTGAACAAGAGAATAAAGATGAGATTGTTTCAGAAGCGACTATTAAACTTAAGGTTGATAACAAAAAAGAGTATACAGTTGCAGAGGGAGATGGCCCGGTAAATGCATTGGACGAGGCTTTAAGGAAAGCTTTAAACCGGTTCTACCCTGTATTGGCTGAGATGAGGCTCTCAGATTTCAAGGTAAGGGTTTTAGATGAAAAAGACGGCACTGCTGCTAAAGTCCGGGTCTTAGTTCAGTCTCAAGACAGAGAGAGCAGCTGGAATACAATAGGAGTATCTGAGAATATTATTGAAGCTAGCTGGAAGGCTCTCTTAGACAGCGTTGAGTATAAGCTGATGAAAGAACGTAAGAGGGGTAGAATATAGATTGATGGAATCCCGCTATAACTCTAAAGAGATAGAGCAGAGATGGTATAAGTTTTGGGAAAGCAATGGTCTCTTCCGGGCCTCAGTTGATAGTAAGAAGAAGCCTTACTCAATTGTAATCCCCCCTCCTAATATTACTGGTATTTTACATATGGGTCATGCACTCAATAATACCATTCAGGATATATTGATAAGATATAAAAGAATGCAGGGATATGCCTCTCTCTGGATTCCCGGTACCGATCATGCCGGAATAGCCACTCAGAATGTTGTTGAGAAACAGTTGGCAAAGGAAGATTTAAGCAGGGATGATTTAGGGAGAGAGAGCTTTATAGAGCGTGTCTGGAAATGGCGTGAAGAGTACGGTTCTACCATAGTAAGGCAGCTTAGACGCTTGGGGGCATCTTGCGATTGGAGCAGAGAGCGCTTTACAATGGATGAAGGTTTATCCAGTGCCGTGATAGAAGCGTTTATAAAACTTTATGAAAAAGATTTTATCTACCGCGGTAACTATATTATTAATTGGTGTCCGCGTTGTAAGACTGCACTCTCTGATGAAGAGGTGGAGTATCAGGAACAGGAAGGCTTCCTCTATTATTTAAAGTATCCTGTGCTGGGTGAAGAGGGTAAGTTTGTAACAGTTGCTACAACCCGTCCTGAGACGATGCTTGGTGATGTTGCTATAGCGGTTCATCCAAGCGATGAAAGATTTGAATTTTTAAAAGATAAAAAAGTTGTATTACCTATTTTGAATAGGCAGCTTAAGCTTATTTGGGATGATATCGTAGATCCTGAGTTTGGTACCGGGGCAGTAAAAATTACTCCTGCTCATGATGGAAATGATTTTGAGATTGCAATGAGGCATGGACTTAAACCTGTCGTTGTTATGGATGAAGGCGGGGTAATGAATGAAAATGCAGCGGAATACAGGGGTATGGATAGGTTTATAGCTCGAGAGAAAATAGTAGAAGATTTAGAGAAGCAGGATCTGGTTGAAAAAATAGAACCTTATGTTAACTCAATAGGTTGCTGTTATCGTTGCGGTACTGTAATAGAGCCCTATATATCTTGGCAGTGGTTTGTTAAGATGCAGCCTTTGGCAAAAGAGGCTATCAAGGTTGTAAAAGACAGGGAGGTTAAATTTTTTCCTCCTCGTTGGGAGAAAGTCTATCTTCATTGGATGGAGAATATCCGCGATTGGTGTATATCCCGTCAGATATGGTGGGGGCATAGAATTCCTGTATATTACTGCAGAGATTGCTATAGACAGACTGAGGTTTTAGGCAGCTTAGATTCTAAGAGTGGTGAAAATATTAAAGGTATAATTGTTTCCCGGGATAAACCTGATAGCTGCCCTGAATGCGGCGGTAGGGATATCTATCAGGATGAAGATGTTTTAGATACATGGTTCTCTTCCTGGCTCTGGCCGTTCTCTACGATGGGTTGGCCGAATACTGTAAAAAGTAAACAGCAGGCTGGTAAAAGCCAGAGTTTAGGCGATTTAGATTATTTCTATCCTACTTCGACTTTAGTTACAGCGCAGGAGATACTATTTTTCTGGGTTGCACGTATGATTATGGCGGGGCTTGAATTTATAGATCAGATTCCTTTTTCTGATGTTTATATCCATGGTACTGTTAGGGATGAGAAGGGCAGGAAGATGTCTAAATCTTTAGGCAATGTAATCGATCCTTTAGAGATCATAGATGAATATGGCGCCGATGCATTACGTTTTAGTCTTATCTCTATTACCGCTATGGGCCAGGATGTATTTTTGTCTAAAGATAGGTTTATATTTGGGCGTAACTTTACAAATAAAATCTGGAATGCTGCACGTTTTCTTACGATGAATATCAATGAAATAAAATCAGTCTCTCCGTATAAAGAGGGTTCTATTTTTGATAGTTGGATTTTGGCGAAGCTTAGAAATCTGATTCAGGAGCTAAATGTTTCGCTGGATAAGTATAATTTCAATGAAGCAGCTTTTTTGCTCTATGAGTTTTTCTGGCATGTCTTTTGCGATTGGTATATAGAACTTAAAAAAAAGGACCTGTATTCAGAGGAGAATGGTGTGCAGGACTCAGCTTCTTTGATTTTGATATTTGTACTTGATAATCTTTTAAGATTACTCCACCCTTTTATGCCTTTTATAACTGAAGAGATATGGCAGATGTTAAGGCCTAACCTTAAATATGCTTATGAGTTTTTGGGATTTAATTATAACGATACAGAGAGCCTGATGCTTAACAGTTGGCCGGATATGCCTGATAGGTTTAAAAACGAAGAGGCGGAGAGCAGAATGTCGAGTATTATTGCAATTATCCAAACTGTTAGAAATATGAGAGCGGAGCTAAATGTTCCTTCTCAAGAGAAGATAGAGCTGGTACTCTTCTCTTCTGATTTAGAATTGCTTGAGACATTTAAAAAGAATATCTCTTATCTTGGGCCTCTGGCGCAGATATCGGATATAAAAATAGAGAGAGAAGAGATAGAGAGGCCGCCTTATTCCGCATTCGGCATAATTGGTGAGACCAATATATATATACTACTTGAAGGCATAATAGATTTTGAGAGAGAGAGAGAGAGATTGTCTAAAAAAAGAGAGAAGATGATAAAAAATTTGGAGATTGCAAAAAATAAGTTGAAAAATAAAGATTTCATTAACAAGGCCAACGAGTCTGTTGTTCAGAAAGTAAAGGAGAGAGATCAGATGCTGGGTCTTAAGATAGCCGAAATATCGGATATAATAGATAATATATGAAAATTACCTCCAGTATTAGAAATTTGATTAAAGCTGCTTTGGACGAGGATTGTGCAGCTGGCGACCTTACTACATTAGGACTCGGCATAGCAGGCTTAAAGCTGAAAGCCGTTGTCATCGCAAAACAGAAAGGCGTACTTTCCGGGCTCGATATTTTTAAAGAAGCATTTACGATTATTGGAGATGTTGGATTTAAGACAAAACTTAAAGATGGTGCTTGTTTCGATAGTGGTTTAAAGATCATAACTATTGAAGGTAATTCAGATGTCATACTCTCTGTGGAGAGAGTTGCACTTAATTTTCTATCTCATCTCTCAGGAATATCAACATTTACTGAGAAGTTTGTTGATGTTATTGGTCATAATAAGATAAAAATATACGACACTAGGAAGACAACTCCTCTTATAAGAGAGCTTGAGAAATATGCTGTTAAAGTAGGGGGGGGATACAATCACAGGGTGAATCTATCTCAGGCGTTAATGATAAAGGATAATCATATAAACATATTTAGAAAAAAGTATCGAGGGGAAGACTATATTTTGGAGATGGTTAGAATATTGAGAGAAAAGTATCCCCAGAAAGAGTTGGTACTTGAAGTTCATAATCTTTCGGAGTGGATGCAGGCTATGAAATCGGATCCTGATGTTGTCATGTTCGATAATTGGAATGCAGAGGACATTGAAGTTGCTTTAAAGCTGCTTGAGAAAAAGAATTTTCAGATAGAGATTTCAGGAAGTATTAGACTTGAACAGCTTGAAAGGATTATAAACTTAGGCGTTGATAGGATCTCATTAGGAAGGATTACCCATTCTGCTCCGGCATGTGATTTTTCTTTAGAAATTTTATAGCTGTAGCGGCTCTATTTTTCTATTACATATTTCCCCAACACCAACATATCTAAGCCGCTACTTCTAAATGTAGAGTAAGCATCTTGAGGTGAGTTCACAATAGGTTCTCCTTTAAGATTGAAAGATGTATTAATTAAAAGCGGTACCCCTGTTTTAAGGTAGAAATTTTTAATCAAAGAGTAATAGAGAGGATTATCCTTTTTCTCCAGGAGCTGGATTCTACTCATTCCGTTCACATGAGTTACGGCCGGTATTAGGTCTCTCTTTTTGACAGCCACGGCGTAGAGCATGAATTTTAAAGGTGATTTTTCTAATATCTTATCAAGATCAAAAAAATCGCTTGCTTCTTCAACTAGCACTGAAGGAGCAAAGGGTCTAAATGGTTCACGGAATTTTATTTTGGCATTCAATATTTTTTTCATCTCTGAGCTTCTGGGATCAGCTAAGATTGAACGATTACCTAGAGCGCGGGGCCCCCATTCGAATCTTCCCTGGAAATAACCTATTATTTTTTGCTCTATTATTGCATCAGCCATGTAATCTAGAAGCTCCGTTTCGTTATCATATTTTTTATAGGTTATATTATTCTCTTTGAGAAAACTCTCTATCTCCTCATTAGTATAGCCTTTACCTAAGTATATATCTGTTAAAATATGCTCTCTTTTTTTGTTTCCTAAGCAGTGCCAAACATATAGAGCTGCTCCCAAAGCAGCGCCGGAGTCACCTGCTGCAGGTTGGATATATATCTCATCAAAAGGTGTGTTTTCAAGTATCTTAGAGTTTGCAATGCAGTTTAAAGCTACTCCGCCTGCTAAACAGATCTTGTTTAGTTTTGTTATATCATGAAGATGGTTTGCGATTTTTATTAAGATATCCTCTGTTACTTTTTGGATACTTGCTGCAATATCAGCGAAACACCTGTTCTCCTCTATCTCCCTATCCGTTATAGGTTCTTTACTATAGGAGAAGTCATCTTTTCTTAAGACAAATCTTTGCCCTCTCTTCCTCGGTTCTCCGAAAAGCTCTACAAAGCGTCTGTTGAAACTATGTTTTGTTGAATAATGGTATGAGAAATATTCCATCTTTAATTTGAAGCTTCCGTCTTCGTTTAAATCAACTAATTTATATATCTTATCTTGATATTTAGGTTCTCCATAAGCACTCATACCCATGACTTTATATTCACCGTTATTTATCTTAAAACCAAGAAAAGCTGTAAATGTAGAGTAGAGTAGGCCTATTGAGTGGGGAAAGTCTATCTCCTTCAATAAAGTTATATTATTCTTATTACCTTCTATAAAACTGCTCTCTCCTATACCCAGAGTTGTTGTTGCCCACTCTCCAACTCCGTCAACTGTTAGAATGGCTGCTTCTGTAAAAGGAGAGCAAAAAAAACTGGATGCAGCATGTGAGAGGTGGTGTTTGGAGAACAATATTTTATCTTCAGGTATATCAAGAAAGCCAGTAATTGTAGATTTAATCCAGAGCTTCTCTTTAAGCCAGTTTTTGGAAACATCAGAAAATAGCCTAGCTGATTTTGGATATGTTGTGAGTATTGTTTTCATAATACGCTCAAATTTAATAAATGGTTTTTCATGAAAGACGACATAATCTAAATCTTTTGAATCAATATTTGCATAATCAAGGCAGAATTGAATAGCTTTTTCAGGAAACGAGAAGTCATGTTTAATGCGGGAGAATCTCTCCTCACTTGATGCTGCTATTATATCCCCATCTTTGATTAATGCAGCTGAGGAGTCATGATAATGGCAGCTTAATCCAAGTATATACATTATTGTTTTTTAAGAGATAGAGGGATGTCAGTTATTTTGTCTCCCTTTTTCCATTGAGGCGGCTGTTTTAAGCCTAAATAATCTTTAAAAACTTTAATCAATATTGCAAAAGGGGTAATCACTATAAAATAGCTTAGAAATAATAATAGGTTTATGACTATAGA includes these proteins:
- a CDS encoding valine--tRNA ligase; its protein translation is MESRYNSKEIEQRWYKFWESNGLFRASVDSKKKPYSIVIPPPNITGILHMGHALNNTIQDILIRYKRMQGYASLWIPGTDHAGIATQNVVEKQLAKEDLSRDDLGRESFIERVWKWREEYGSTIVRQLRRLGASCDWSRERFTMDEGLSSAVIEAFIKLYEKDFIYRGNYIINWCPRCKTALSDEEVEYQEQEGFLYYLKYPVLGEEGKFVTVATTRPETMLGDVAIAVHPSDERFEFLKDKKVVLPILNRQLKLIWDDIVDPEFGTGAVKITPAHDGNDFEIAMRHGLKPVVVMDEGGVMNENAAEYRGMDRFIAREKIVEDLEKQDLVEKIEPYVNSIGCCYRCGTVIEPYISWQWFVKMQPLAKEAIKVVKDREVKFFPPRWEKVYLHWMENIRDWCISRQIWWGHRIPVYYCRDCYRQTEVLGSLDSKSGENIKGIIVSRDKPDSCPECGGRDIYQDEDVLDTWFSSWLWPFSTMGWPNTVKSKQQAGKSQSLGDLDYFYPTSTLVTAQEILFFWVARMIMAGLEFIDQIPFSDVYIHGTVRDEKGRKMSKSLGNVIDPLEIIDEYGADALRFSLISITAMGQDVFLSKDRFIFGRNFTNKIWNAARFLTMNINEIKSVSPYKEGSIFDSWILAKLRNLIQELNVSLDKYNFNEAAFLLYEFFWHVFCDWYIELKKKDLYSEENGVQDSASLILIFVLDNLLRLLHPFMPFITEEIWQMLRPNLKYAYEFLGFNYNDTESLMLNSWPDMPDRFKNEEAESRMSSIIAIIQTVRNMRAELNVPSQEKIELVLFSSDLELLETFKKNISYLGPLAQISDIKIEREEIERPPYSAFGIIGETNIYILLEGIIDFERERERLSKKREKMIKNLEIAKNKLKNKDFINKANESVVQKVKERDQMLGLKIAEISDIIDNI
- the nadC gene encoding carboxylating nicotinate-nucleotide diphosphorylase, whose protein sequence is MKITSSIRNLIKAALDEDCAAGDLTTLGLGIAGLKLKAVVIAKQKGVLSGLDIFKEAFTIIGDVGFKTKLKDGACFDSGLKIITIEGNSDVILSVERVALNFLSHLSGISTFTEKFVDVIGHNKIKIYDTRKTTPLIRELEKYAVKVGGGYNHRVNLSQALMIKDNHINIFRKKYRGEDYILEMVRILREKYPQKELVLEVHNLSEWMQAMKSDPDVVMFDNWNAEDIEVALKLLEKKNFQIEISGSIRLEQLERIINLGVDRISLGRITHSAPACDFSLEIL
- a CDS encoding carbamoyltransferase — translated: MYILGLSCHYHDSSAALIKDGDIIAASSEERFSRIKHDFSFPEKAIQFCLDYANIDSKDLDYVVFHEKPFIKFERIMKTILTTYPKSARLFSDVSKNWLKEKLWIKSTITGFLDIPEDKILFSKHHLSHAASSFFCSPFTEAAILTVDGVGEWATTTLGIGESSFIEGNKNNITLLKEIDFPHSIGLLYSTFTAFLGFKINNGEYKVMGMSAYGEPKYQDKIYKLVDLNEDGSFKLKMEYFSYHYSTKHSFNRRFVELFGEPRKRGQRFVLRKDDFSYSKEPITDREIEENRCFADIAASIQKVTEDILIKIANHLHDITKLNKICLAGGVALNCIANSKILENTPFDEIYIQPAAGDSGAALGAALYVWHCLGNKKREHILTDIYLGKGYTNEEIESFLKENNITYKKYDNETELLDYMADAIIEQKIIGYFQGRFEWGPRALGNRSILADPRSSEMKKILNAKIKFREPFRPFAPSVLVEEASDFFDLDKILEKSPLKFMLYAVAVKKRDLIPAVTHVNGMSRIQLLEKKDNPLYYSLIKNFYLKTGVPLLINTSFNLKGEPIVNSPQDAYSTFRSSGLDMLVLGKYVIEK